The following proteins are encoded in a genomic region of Protaetiibacter sp. SSC-01:
- a CDS encoding S1C family serine protease, which produces MSRTTTRALAGVITAGGLAVALAGCNLLPGQGGDAKGGKAVGFDQVQSAVIQLEARGTFVDPEYGGYEAAGRGSGFIINEDGLAITNNHVVVGAGTIDVWRGGDKSDTLDARVLGASECLDIAVVQLEKDSYPFLDWHKGEIKTGIDVYAAGFPLGDPTFTMTRGIVSKADIEGDTAWASIDSIIEHDARIRPGNSGGPLVDSDGKIVGVNYAGEDKYDYNFAIHRDEVQDVIEQLAAGESVLSLGINGQGVYGEDGGLGVWVASVAAGSTADKAGILPGDLITRLGGVSVGTDGTMREYCDVLRTHGEKATLDVELFRPSDSSYYRGQVNSERTVSAVANVGGGGGGGEPSGDFVDVTDDAGAVAVSVPAEWSDVDGSGFTDNAGNQWYRVTASTSVQQLNNSWNVPGVSVAATPTAADPANVDALLNSTRESVVGDGCVSQGVESYADGYHTGKYEYFVNCGSTKADYVGIAAVADDGSYLIYVLIQALDDDDAAAIDRIVSSFIAGF; this is translated from the coding sequence ATGTCCCGAACCACCACACGCGCCCTCGCGGGCGTCATCACGGCGGGCGGCCTCGCGGTCGCGCTCGCCGGCTGCAACCTCCTGCCCGGCCAGGGCGGCGACGCGAAGGGCGGCAAGGCCGTCGGCTTCGACCAGGTGCAGTCCGCGGTCATCCAGCTCGAGGCGCGCGGAACCTTCGTCGACCCCGAGTACGGCGGCTACGAGGCCGCGGGCCGCGGCTCCGGCTTCATCATCAACGAGGACGGCCTCGCGATCACCAACAACCACGTCGTCGTCGGCGCGGGCACGATCGACGTCTGGCGCGGAGGCGACAAGAGCGACACGCTCGACGCCCGCGTGCTCGGCGCATCCGAGTGCCTCGACATCGCCGTGGTGCAGCTCGAGAAGGACAGCTACCCCTTCCTCGACTGGCACAAGGGCGAGATCAAGACCGGCATCGACGTCTACGCCGCCGGCTTCCCCCTCGGCGACCCGACGTTCACCATGACCCGCGGCATCGTCTCGAAGGCCGACATCGAGGGCGACACCGCGTGGGCCTCGATCGACTCGATCATCGAGCACGACGCGCGCATCCGCCCCGGCAACTCGGGCGGCCCGCTCGTCGACTCCGACGGCAAGATCGTCGGCGTCAACTACGCCGGCGAGGACAAGTACGACTACAACTTCGCCATCCACCGCGACGAGGTGCAGGACGTCATCGAGCAGCTCGCCGCCGGCGAGTCGGTGCTGAGCCTCGGCATCAACGGCCAGGGCGTCTACGGCGAGGACGGCGGACTCGGCGTCTGGGTCGCGTCGGTCGCGGCCGGCTCGACCGCCGACAAGGCCGGCATCCTGCCCGGCGACCTCATCACCCGCCTCGGCGGCGTGAGCGTCGGCACCGACGGCACGATGCGCGAGTACTGCGACGTGCTGCGCACGCACGGGGAGAAGGCGACGCTCGACGTCGAGCTCTTCCGTCCGTCCGACTCGTCGTACTACCGCGGTCAGGTCAACTCGGAGCGCACCGTCTCCGCCGTCGCCAACGTCGGCGGCGGGGGCGGGGGCGGCGAGCCCTCGGGCGACTTCGTCGACGTGACCGACGACGCCGGCGCCGTCGCCGTCTCGGTGCCGGCCGAGTGGAGCGACGTCGACGGCTCGGGCTTCACCGACAACGCGGGCAACCAGTGGTACCGCGTGACGGCGAGCACGAGCGTGCAGCAGCTCAACAACAGCTGGAACGTCCCCGGCGTGAGCGTCGCGGCCACCCCGACCGCGGCCGATCCGGCCAACGTCGACGCGCTGCTCAACTCGACGCGCGAGAGCGTCGTCGGCGACGGCTGCGTCTCGCAGGGCGTCGAGAGCTACGCCGACGGCTACCACACCGGCAAGTACGAGTACTTCGTGAACTGCGGCTCGACGAAGGCCGACTATGTCGGCATCGCGGCGGTCGCGGACGACGGCAGCTACCTCATCTACGTGCTGATCCAGGCCCTCGACGACGACGACGCCGCGGCGATCGACCGCATCGTCAGCAGCTTCATCGCGGGTTTCTGA
- a CDS encoding ATP-dependent helicase, which translates to MTFLLDGFDSDPGDSGLPSAGAPAVDEALLAGLNPQQRAAVLSRSKALLIVAGAGSGKTSVLTRRIASLLQTREAWPSQILAITFTNKAAGEMRERVAQLVGGASEGMWISTFHSACVRILRRQAEAMGLKSAFTIYDSADSRAMLKRIIKELEVDTLGLTVPSVAAKISKLKNELADVDSYARQVNASDPADAAFLEVFRRYTDGLRRANALDFDDLIAETVHLFRAFPEVAALYQRRFRHILVDEYQDTNHAQYALIRELTRPVEPQHVPPDTRMRLDASGGIPGAALTVVGDSDQSIYAFRGADIRNIVEFERDFPDAEVILLEQNYRSTQNILDAANAVIAANFDRQEKNLFTTVGAGDKITGFTGYTAYDEAQFVADEIQKLHEAGAAYKDMAVFFRVNSQTRALEDILIRSAIPYRIAGGTKFYERAEIKDAMAYLVQVANPADDLALRRIMNTPKRGIGPATEAALQAHADRLGVPLRETLRDADQLGLGPKVTKAIMDLGATLDEVEAMVPTSPPADILTELLVRTGYVDALRATRDAQDEVRAENVEELLSFTKEFAKRNPEGRLIDFLTEVALVAAADEIDDASGTVTLMTLHTAKGLEYDTVFLTGIEEDLLPHRMSAGEPGGIAEERRLFYVGITRARKRLYLSLAMTRAQFGDTAVAMPSRFLQDIPGHLIDWRQSPGMANSRGGTRSRALNAPRSRERFSYSTSLPPAPNREKREWTSAVTNTVRDNGDLTLEAGDRIRHTDFGEGRVVGVTGQAPKAVAEVQFDTAGRKRLLIKIAPIEKL; encoded by the coding sequence ATGACCTTCCTCCTCGACGGATTCGACAGCGATCCGGGTGACTCGGGCCTGCCGTCCGCGGGTGCGCCCGCCGTCGACGAGGCCCTCCTCGCGGGCCTCAACCCCCAGCAGCGCGCGGCGGTGCTCTCGCGCAGCAAGGCCCTGCTCATCGTCGCGGGCGCCGGCTCGGGCAAGACGAGCGTGCTCACGCGCCGCATCGCGAGCCTGCTGCAGACGCGCGAGGCGTGGCCGAGCCAGATCCTCGCCATCACCTTCACCAACAAGGCGGCGGGCGAGATGCGCGAGCGCGTCGCGCAGCTCGTGGGCGGCGCCTCCGAGGGCATGTGGATCTCCACGTTCCACTCGGCGTGCGTGCGCATCCTTCGCCGCCAGGCAGAGGCGATGGGGCTCAAGTCGGCGTTCACGATCTACGACTCCGCCGACTCGCGCGCGATGCTCAAGCGCATCATCAAGGAGCTCGAGGTCGACACGCTCGGGCTCACGGTTCCGTCGGTCGCCGCCAAGATCTCGAAGCTCAAGAACGAGCTCGCCGACGTCGACAGCTACGCGCGCCAGGTCAACGCCTCCGACCCCGCGGACGCCGCGTTCCTCGAGGTGTTCCGCCGCTATACCGACGGCCTGCGCCGCGCGAACGCCCTCGACTTCGACGACCTCATCGCCGAGACCGTGCACCTCTTCCGCGCCTTCCCGGAGGTCGCCGCGCTCTACCAGCGCCGCTTCCGCCACATCCTCGTCGACGAGTACCAGGACACCAACCACGCGCAGTACGCCCTCATCCGCGAGCTCACGCGCCCCGTCGAACCGCAGCACGTGCCGCCGGACACCCGGATGCGGCTCGACGCCTCGGGCGGCATCCCCGGCGCCGCGCTCACGGTCGTGGGCGACTCCGATCAGTCGATCTACGCGTTCCGCGGCGCCGACATCCGCAACATCGTCGAGTTCGAGCGCGACTTCCCCGACGCCGAGGTCATCCTGCTCGAGCAGAACTACCGCTCGACGCAGAACATCCTCGACGCCGCCAACGCCGTCATCGCGGCCAACTTCGACCGCCAGGAGAAGAACCTCTTCACGACGGTCGGCGCGGGCGACAAGATCACGGGCTTCACGGGCTACACGGCCTACGACGAGGCGCAGTTCGTGGCAGACGAGATCCAGAAGCTGCACGAGGCCGGCGCCGCCTACAAGGACATGGCCGTGTTCTTCCGCGTCAACTCGCAGACGCGCGCGCTGGAGGACATCCTCATCCGGTCGGCCATCCCGTACCGCATCGCGGGCGGAACGAAGTTCTACGAGCGCGCCGAGATCAAGGATGCGATGGCCTACCTCGTGCAGGTCGCCAACCCCGCCGACGACCTGGCCCTCCGCCGCATCATGAACACCCCCAAGCGCGGCATCGGGCCGGCGACCGAGGCGGCGCTGCAGGCGCACGCCGACCGGCTCGGGGTGCCGTTGCGCGAGACGCTCCGCGACGCCGACCAGCTCGGCCTCGGGCCCAAGGTCACGAAGGCGATCATGGACCTCGGCGCGACCCTCGACGAGGTCGAGGCGATGGTGCCCACCTCGCCGCCCGCCGACATCCTCACCGAGCTGCTCGTGCGCACGGGCTACGTCGACGCCCTCCGTGCGACGCGCGACGCCCAGGACGAGGTGCGCGCCGAGAACGTCGAGGAGCTCCTGTCGTTCACGAAGGAGTTCGCGAAGCGCAACCCCGAGGGGCGCCTCATCGATTTCCTCACCGAGGTCGCGCTCGTCGCGGCGGCCGACGAGATCGACGACGCCTCCGGCACCGTCACCCTCATGACGCTGCACACGGCGAAGGGCCTCGAGTACGACACGGTGTTCCTCACGGGCATCGAGGAGGACCTGCTGCCGCACCGCATGTCGGCGGGCGAGCCCGGCGGCATCGCCGAGGAGCGGCGCCTCTTCTACGTGGGCATCACGCGCGCCCGCAAGCGGCTCTACCTCTCGCTCGCCATGACGCGCGCCCAGTTCGGCGACACGGCGGTCGCGATGCCGAGCCGCTTCCTGCAGGACATCCCCGGCCACCTCATCGACTGGCGGCAATCGCCCGGCATGGCTAACTCGCGCGGCGGCACCCGCTCGCGCGCGCTCAACGCCCCGCGGTCGCGCGAGCGCTTCAGCTACAGCACCTCGCTGCCGCCGGCCCCCAACCGCGAGAAGCGCGAGTGGACGAGCGCCGTCACCAACACGGTGCGCGACAACGGCGACCTGACGCTCGAGGCGGGCGACCGCATCCGGCACACCGACTTCGGCGAGGGCCGCGTCGTGGGCGTCACGGGCCAGGCCCCGAAGGCCGTCGCCGAGGTGCAGTTCGACACGGCCGGCCGCAAGCGGCTGCTCATCAAGATCGCGCCGATCGAGAAGCTGTAG
- a CDS encoding MFS transporter, with translation MRFAALRAPWYRGYLAGGSLMMGADHVEHAITYFVMWQLFESPVLAGFAVISHWLPQLLFAIPFGALADRFDCRRLIQLGAACFMLASLGWAVLIATGTLEEWHCVVLLLLHGLAGTFWGPADQLMLYDIVGPDDLPSGVRLMATGLQLGMLGGPAVGAALLFTVGPAWAMAINVLLYVPFVVYLMVVPYDGHARNGSVREPLRLRDVASVLRDVPRFPSILAVTVLQVLVGLLVGQAILPLLPEFGAVLGLDESGVAYGLLIVAMATGAVAGGIGLEAIGRVRVTPRLAIVASAVFATAVLVFSVSRSFPLSLAALVLAGMASLVSSSTSQAVVQLTAPAARRGRFIGAYSMASAGSRVGSGVIVGALGAWIGVTWALAVDAAILLVAVLALLAVVTVARRRMRAAASDLSPSERDAISEA, from the coding sequence GTGAGATTCGCCGCCCTCCGCGCGCCCTGGTACAGGGGCTACCTCGCAGGTGGCTCGCTCATGATGGGCGCCGACCACGTCGAGCACGCCATCACCTACTTCGTGATGTGGCAGCTCTTCGAGTCGCCCGTACTCGCGGGCTTCGCGGTCATCAGCCACTGGCTGCCCCAGCTGCTGTTCGCGATCCCGTTCGGCGCGCTCGCCGACCGCTTCGACTGCCGCCGCCTCATCCAGCTCGGCGCCGCGTGCTTCATGCTCGCGTCGCTCGGCTGGGCGGTGCTCATCGCGACGGGCACCCTCGAAGAGTGGCACTGCGTCGTGCTCCTGCTGCTGCACGGCCTTGCGGGCACCTTCTGGGGACCCGCCGACCAGCTCATGCTCTACGACATCGTCGGCCCGGACGACCTGCCGAGCGGCGTACGCCTCATGGCCACGGGCCTGCAGCTCGGGATGCTCGGGGGCCCCGCCGTCGGCGCCGCGCTGCTGTTCACGGTCGGGCCGGCGTGGGCGATGGCGATCAACGTGCTGCTCTACGTGCCGTTCGTCGTCTACCTCATGGTCGTGCCCTACGACGGGCATGCGCGCAACGGCAGCGTGCGCGAGCCGCTGCGGCTGCGGGACGTCGCGAGCGTGCTGCGCGACGTGCCGCGCTTTCCGTCGATCCTCGCCGTCACGGTGCTGCAGGTGCTCGTCGGTCTGCTCGTCGGCCAGGCGATCCTGCCGCTGCTGCCGGAGTTCGGCGCCGTGCTGGGGCTCGACGAGTCGGGCGTCGCCTACGGCCTGCTCATCGTCGCGATGGCGACGGGCGCCGTCGCCGGCGGCATCGGGCTCGAGGCGATCGGCCGCGTGCGCGTGACACCGCGGCTCGCGATCGTCGCCTCGGCCGTGTTCGCGACGGCGGTGCTCGTGTTCTCGGTGTCGCGCAGCTTCCCGCTGAGCCTCGCGGCCCTCGTGCTCGCCGGCATGGCGAGCCTCGTGTCGAGCTCGACCTCGCAGGCGGTCGTGCAGCTCACGGCACCCGCCGCCCGCCGCGGCCGCTTCATCGGGGCCTACTCGATGGCGTCGGCGGGCTCGCGCGTCGGCTCGGGCGTCATCGTCGGCGCGCTCGGGGCCTGGATCGGGGTCACCTGGGCGCTCGCGGTCGACGCCGCGATCCTGCTCGTCGCCGTGCTCGCGCTCCTCGCCGTCGTGACGGTCGCGAGGCGCCGGATGCGGGCCGCGGCATCCGACCTCTCCCCGAGCGAGCGCGACGCGATCAGCGAGGCGTGA